From Halomicrobium salinisoli, the proteins below share one genomic window:
- a CDS encoding ABC transporter permease subunit, with translation MAADPAAADGALARLRARLEGPHTIGNSRGFWAGFAVAVLALVFFPWYGSSGQFSLFLVLSLLGLSLSLVWGYSGVLSFGQVVFFGVGGYTFGVVSINVATPGGITAAVLAGVVGGGVSAALLGYFMFYGGVRDVYVTIITLVATMVLHTFMAQTAGSEWTIGEAPLGGFNGMPQIPLLSLGVEGASFQFVYNEFALWLPLLGRAQFDPFYYLALALLVVAYLGLRALVNSDFGRVMVAVREDEDRTEMFGYDVKRVKLIAFVIGGALAGLSGVLYAARNVFIDPTVFSLTFATLPVIWVSVGGRKSLLGAVVATIAVEWIRVTMSGEWALVVLGTLLLVTILALPGGLVPWLHETVVRNRPDPADVEGPEAPDAHSEVSDQ, from the coding sequence ATGGCCGCCGATCCAGCCGCGGCCGACGGCGCGCTCGCTCGCCTCCGTGCCCGCCTCGAAGGGCCCCACACCATCGGGAACTCGCGGGGCTTCTGGGCCGGGTTCGCCGTGGCCGTCCTCGCGCTGGTCTTCTTCCCCTGGTACGGGAGCAGCGGGCAGTTCTCGCTGTTCCTGGTGCTGTCGCTGCTGGGGCTGTCGCTGTCGCTCGTCTGGGGCTACTCCGGCGTGCTGAGCTTCGGCCAGGTCGTGTTCTTCGGCGTCGGGGGCTACACCTTCGGGGTCGTCTCGATCAACGTCGCCACGCCGGGCGGGATCACCGCCGCGGTCCTGGCCGGCGTGGTGGGCGGCGGAGTGAGCGCGGCCCTGCTCGGCTACTTCATGTTCTACGGCGGCGTCCGCGACGTGTACGTGACCATCATCACGCTGGTCGCGACGATGGTGCTGCACACGTTCATGGCCCAGACCGCGGGCTCGGAGTGGACCATCGGCGAGGCCCCGCTGGGCGGGTTCAACGGCATGCCGCAGATCCCGCTGCTGTCGCTCGGCGTCGAGGGCGCCTCGTTCCAGTTCGTCTACAACGAGTTCGCCCTCTGGCTGCCGCTGCTCGGACGGGCCCAGTTCGACCCGTTCTACTACCTCGCGCTCGCGCTCCTGGTTGTCGCCTACCTCGGACTGCGGGCGCTGGTCAACTCCGACTTCGGCCGCGTGATGGTCGCGGTCCGCGAGGACGAGGACCGGACCGAGATGTTCGGCTACGACGTCAAGCGCGTCAAGCTGATCGCGTTCGTGATCGGCGGCGCGCTGGCCGGGCTCTCGGGCGTGCTGTACGCGGCGCGCAACGTGTTCATCGACCCGACGGTGTTCTCGCTGACGTTCGCGACGCTGCCCGTCATCTGGGTCAGCGTCGGCGGGCGCAAGAGCCTGCTCGGCGCCGTCGTCGCGACGATCGCCGTCGAGTGGATCCGCGTTACCATGTCGGGCGAGTGGGCGCTCGTCGTCCTCGGCACCCTGCTGCTCGTGACGATTCTGGCGCTGCCAGGGGGCCTCGTCCCGTGGCTCCACGAGACGGTCGTCCGGAATCGCCCCGACCCCGCCGACGTCGAGGGGCCGGAAGCGCCCGACGCACACTCTGAGGTGAGCGATCAATGA
- the urtB gene encoding urea ABC transporter, permease protein UrtB, which produces MVNGLNLALQFLDSFAFIVLAAAGLAIIFGIMGVINLAHGEFILVGAYATTLAATQLGLPLVVAMAAGTLVTALFGLVVERTIVSGAVPNAVGQRIAGRDVMEPLYDRLADSMVATFGLSLVMVQGARIVFGNSIDQIATPLGEIAYGAFSYSTYRVVLSGVSIAVLLVVYYVFTRTDYGMRARATIQDEETAKALGVDTERTYMTTFAVGSGLAGLTGALFAPIVSMQPTLGDQFLVEAFVAVVVGGPSVVLGTALSGGVLGAINAVFSNLFGTFVGRIMLLVAAMIALRFLPEGITGFIERVRTRRQEGA; this is translated from the coding sequence ATGGTCAACGGGCTCAATCTCGCGTTGCAGTTCCTCGACAGCTTCGCCTTCATCGTGCTGGCGGCGGCGGGGTTGGCCATCATCTTCGGGATCATGGGCGTGATCAACCTGGCCCACGGGGAGTTCATCCTCGTTGGGGCGTACGCGACGACGCTGGCCGCGACCCAGCTGGGGCTCCCGCTGGTGGTCGCGATGGCCGCCGGCACGCTCGTGACGGCCCTCTTCGGTCTGGTCGTCGAGCGGACCATCGTCTCCGGGGCCGTCCCGAACGCCGTCGGCCAGCGAATCGCCGGCCGCGACGTGATGGAGCCGCTGTACGACCGCCTGGCCGACTCGATGGTCGCGACGTTCGGGCTGAGCCTCGTCATGGTCCAGGGGGCCCGGATCGTCTTCGGGAACTCGATCGACCAGATCGCGACGCCCCTCGGCGAGATCGCCTACGGCGCGTTCTCGTACTCGACGTACCGCGTCGTCCTGTCCGGGGTGAGCATCGCCGTCCTGCTGGTGGTCTACTACGTGTTCACCCGGACGGACTACGGGATGCGCGCCCGCGCGACCATCCAGGACGAGGAGACCGCGAAGGCGCTGGGCGTCGACACCGAGCGGACGTACATGACGACCTTCGCCGTCGGCTCGGGGCTGGCCGGCCTGACCGGCGCCCTGTTCGCACCGATCGTCTCGATGCAGCCGACGCTGGGCGACCAGTTCCTCGTGGAGGCGTTCGTCGCGGTCGTCGTCGGCGGCCCGAGCGTGGTCCTCGGGACGGCGCTGTCCGGGGGCGTCCTGGGCGCCATCAACGCCGTGTTCTCGAACCTCTTCGGCACGTTCGTCGGCCGCATCATGCTGCTGGTCGCGGCCATGATCGCGCTCCGGTTCCTGCCGGAGGGAATCACCGGCTTCATCGAGCGGGTCCGCACCCGCAGGCAGGAGGGAGCGTAG
- a CDS encoding urea ABC transporter substrate-binding protein → MSRRTVSRRRFVTAGGAALVSGLAGCSNSGGSGASTDGASSSDVVKIGVLEDQSGNFALVGDPKHKASMLAIEEINANGGIDGKEVEVYSRDPQSDNQRYQELTREMINENDVDVLWAGYSSATREAIRPIINRNEQLYFYTTQYEGGVCDKTTFAPGPTARQQLGTVLPYLREEYGPEIYTIAADYNFGQLSADWVKVLADEHDAEVVGEEFVPLSESSFGSTINRIQEADPDFVMSMLVGANHTSFYEQKASAGLEIPIGTSTAMAQGYEHRRLEPPAMANIYAGVNYMEEVPTESNTGDGGFVDRYFEKYPDAPYLNEEAETNYFSTYMYKQAVEQAGTTEQPEVIEALESGISLGTERAPEAPDGETIELDGATHHVDHHMWVLRADEEHNIEAVADRKVPEQFLSETVGCDLREEAEQTQYTPRDYYEEAE, encoded by the coding sequence ATGAGTCGTCGGACCGTCAGCCGTCGGAGGTTCGTCACGGCCGGGGGTGCCGCCCTCGTGTCCGGGCTCGCCGGCTGCTCGAACAGCGGTGGAAGCGGGGCGTCGACGGACGGCGCCAGCAGCTCCGACGTCGTCAAGATCGGCGTCCTCGAGGACCAGTCCGGGAACTTCGCGCTGGTCGGCGATCCGAAGCACAAGGCCTCGATGCTCGCCATCGAGGAGATCAACGCCAACGGCGGGATCGACGGCAAGGAGGTCGAGGTGTACTCCCGCGACCCGCAGTCGGACAACCAGCGCTACCAGGAGCTGACGCGGGAGATGATCAACGAGAACGACGTCGACGTCCTGTGGGCGGGCTACTCGTCGGCGACCCGGGAGGCCATCCGGCCGATCATCAACCGCAACGAGCAGCTGTACTTCTACACGACCCAGTACGAGGGCGGCGTCTGCGACAAGACGACGTTCGCACCGGGCCCGACGGCCCGCCAGCAGCTCGGGACGGTCCTGCCGTACCTGCGCGAGGAGTACGGCCCGGAGATCTACACCATCGCGGCCGACTACAACTTCGGCCAGCTGTCGGCCGACTGGGTGAAGGTCCTGGCCGACGAGCACGACGCCGAGGTGGTCGGCGAGGAGTTCGTCCCGCTCAGCGAGTCCTCCTTCGGCTCGACGATCAACCGCATCCAGGAGGCCGATCCGGACTTCGTCATGTCCATGCTCGTGGGCGCCAACCACACGTCCTTCTACGAGCAGAAGGCCTCTGCCGGCCTGGAGATTCCGATCGGCACCTCGACGGCGATGGCCCAGGGCTACGAGCACCGCCGGCTCGAGCCGCCCGCGATGGCCAACATCTACGCCGGCGTCAACTACATGGAGGAGGTTCCCACGGAGAGCAACACCGGCGACGGCGGCTTCGTGGACCGCTACTTCGAGAAGTACCCCGACGCCCCCTACCTCAACGAGGAGGCCGAGACGAACTACTTCTCGACGTACATGTACAAGCAGGCCGTCGAGCAGGCCGGGACGACGGAGCAACCGGAGGTCATCGAGGCCCTCGAGTCGGGCATCAGTCTCGGCACCGAGCGGGCGCCCGAGGCGCCCGACGGCGAGACCATCGAGCTCGACGGCGCGACCCACCACGTCGACCACCACATGTGGGTCCTCCGCGCCGACGAGGAGCACAACATCGAGGCCGTCGCGGACCGCAAGGTCCCCGAGCAGTTCCTCTCGGAGACGGTCGGCTGTGACCTGCGCGAGGAGGCCGAACAGACGCAGTACACGCCCAGGGACTACTACGAGGAGGCCGAGTAG
- a CDS encoding urease subunit beta, producing MTEDLVPGEVVPGEGTVTLNEGRETAEVTVGNAGDRPVQVGSHFHFFEVNAALEFDREAAFGKRLNVPAGTAVRFEPGERQTVELVAIGGKRRAHGMNGLVNGSVGGDPGEALERAREQGFRDSGASDEASAGGNPEVSEE from the coding sequence ATGACTGAGGACCTCGTTCCGGGCGAGGTGGTGCCCGGCGAGGGGACGGTCACGCTCAACGAGGGCCGGGAGACGGCCGAGGTGACGGTCGGCAACGCCGGCGACCGACCGGTGCAGGTCGGCTCGCACTTCCACTTCTTCGAGGTCAACGCGGCCCTCGAGTTCGACCGCGAGGCCGCCTTCGGCAAGCGGCTGAACGTCCCGGCCGGGACCGCGGTCCGGTTCGAGCCCGGCGAGCGACAGACCGTCGAGCTGGTCGCCATCGGCGGCAAGCGCCGCGCCCACGGGATGAACGGGCTGGTCAACGGCAGCGTCGGCGGCGACCCCGGCGAGGCGCTGGAGCGGGCCCGCGAGCAGGGGTTCCGCGACTCGGGGGCGAGCGACGAAGCGAGCGCCGGCGGAAACCCGGAGGTGAGCGAGGAGTGA